The Macaca thibetana thibetana isolate TM-01 chromosome 11, ASM2454274v1, whole genome shotgun sequence genome window below encodes:
- the LOC126930558 gene encoding putative EP400-like protein isoform X2, producing the protein MQRISNSQSSQHHVQWPRACPGTGEEQPACSQPPPPLTLPSPSHQLQQLMDGSGLTQIAQGAQVQLQHPGTPITVRERRPSQPHTQSGGTIHHLGPQSPAAAGGAGLQPLASPSHITANLPPQISSSIQGQLVQQQQVLQGPPLSRPLGFERTPGVLLPGAGGAAGFGMMAPPPPTSPSRTAVPPGLSSLPLTSVGNTGVKKAPKKLEEIPPASPEMAQMRKQCLDYHYQEMQALKEVFKEYLIELFFLQHFQGNMMDFLAFKERLYGPLQAYLRQNDLDIEEEEEEHFEVINDEVKVVARKHGQPGTPVAIATQLPPEDFRGFSSPAAAAPDAADHSEELILRLSLRTHARRHVPGATVTDAGRSPPDDEARPEYLCLWGESNT; encoded by the exons ATGCAGCGCATCAGCAACTCCCAGAGCAGCCAGCACCACGTCCAGTGGCCCAGGGCCTGCCCCGGCACGGGCGAGGAGCAGCCAGCATGCTCCCAGCCACCCCCGCCCCTCACGCTGCCATCCCCCAGCCACCAACTGCAGCAGCTGATG GATGGGTCAGGACTCACCCAGATCGCCCAGGGAGCCCAGGTTCAGCTCCAGCACCCGGGTACGCCCATCACAGTCCGAGAGCGGAGACCCTCCCAGCCCCACACACAGTCAGGGGGCACCATCCACCACTTGGGACCCCAGAGCCCTGCAGCCGCAGGTGGGGCTGGCCTGCAGCCCCTGGCCAGCCCCAGCCACATCACGGCTAACTTGCCACcacagatcagcagcagcatccaGGGCCAGCTGGTCCAGCAGCAGCAGGTGCTGCAGGGGCCGCCGCTGTCCCGGCCCCTGGGCTTCGAGAGGACGCCCGGCGTGCTGCTCCCCGGGGCTGGGGGCGCAGCAGGGTTTGGGATGATGGCCCCCCCGCCACCCACCAGCCCTTCCAGGACTGCCGTGCCCCCAGGCCTTTCCAGCCTCCCACTCACGTCTGTGGGGAACACGGGAGTGAAGAAGGCTCCCAAGAAGTTAGAGGAGATTCCCCCAGCCTCTCCGGAGATGGCGCAGATGAGGAAGCAGTGCCTGGACTATCATTACCAGGAGATGCAGGCTCTGAAGGAGGTCTTCAAGGAGTATTTGATTGAACTGTTTTTCTTGCAACACTTTCAAGGGAACATGATGGATTTCTTAGCTTTCAAGGAGAGACTGTATGGACCATTACAAGCATATCTTAGGCAGAATGATTTGGACattgaagaggaggaggaggagcactTTGAAGTCATTAATGATGAG GTAAAGGTTGTGGCCAGAAAGCACGGGCAGCCTGGCACTCCTGTTGCCATAGCAACCCAGCTTCCCCCCGAGGACTTCCGCGGCTTTTCCAGCCCAGCAGCAGCCGCTCCAG ATGCTGCAGATCACTCTGAGGAGTTGATTCTGAGGCTGTCCCTAAGGACCCATGCCAGGAGACATGTCCCAGGAGCGACTGTCACAGATGCAGGACGCAGTCCCCCAGATGATGAGGCAAGGCCTGAGTATCTGTGCTTGTGGGGGGAAAGCAATACCTAG
- the LOC126930558 gene encoding putative EP400-like protein isoform X1, protein MQRISNSQSSQHHVQWPRACPGTGEEQPACSQPPPPLTLPSPSHQLQQLMDGSGLTQIAQGAQVQLQHPGTPITVRERRPSQPHTQSGGTIHHLGPQSPAAAGGAGLQPLASPSHITANLPPQISSSIQGQLVQQQQVLQGPPLSRPLGFERTPGVLLPGAGGAAGFGMMAPPPPTSPSRTAVPPGLSSLPLTSVGNTGVKKAPKKLEEIPPASPEMAQMRKQCLDYHYQEMQALKEVFKEYLIELFFLQHFQGNMMDFLAFKERLYGPLQAYLRQNDLDIEEEEEEHFEVINDEVKVVARKHGQPGTPVAIATQLPPEDFRGFSSPAAAAPGEPDASVRCGAEESRCVVPEAFAEAAGGPTAQVPLGLSAGGDAVDGHRLCPGEEVEGGLCEEELNMYI, encoded by the exons ATGCAGCGCATCAGCAACTCCCAGAGCAGCCAGCACCACGTCCAGTGGCCCAGGGCCTGCCCCGGCACGGGCGAGGAGCAGCCAGCATGCTCCCAGCCACCCCCGCCCCTCACGCTGCCATCCCCCAGCCACCAACTGCAGCAGCTGATG GATGGGTCAGGACTCACCCAGATCGCCCAGGGAGCCCAGGTTCAGCTCCAGCACCCGGGTACGCCCATCACAGTCCGAGAGCGGAGACCCTCCCAGCCCCACACACAGTCAGGGGGCACCATCCACCACTTGGGACCCCAGAGCCCTGCAGCCGCAGGTGGGGCTGGCCTGCAGCCCCTGGCCAGCCCCAGCCACATCACGGCTAACTTGCCACcacagatcagcagcagcatccaGGGCCAGCTGGTCCAGCAGCAGCAGGTGCTGCAGGGGCCGCCGCTGTCCCGGCCCCTGGGCTTCGAGAGGACGCCCGGCGTGCTGCTCCCCGGGGCTGGGGGCGCAGCAGGGTTTGGGATGATGGCCCCCCCGCCACCCACCAGCCCTTCCAGGACTGCCGTGCCCCCAGGCCTTTCCAGCCTCCCACTCACGTCTGTGGGGAACACGGGAGTGAAGAAGGCTCCCAAGAAGTTAGAGGAGATTCCCCCAGCCTCTCCGGAGATGGCGCAGATGAGGAAGCAGTGCCTGGACTATCATTACCAGGAGATGCAGGCTCTGAAGGAGGTCTTCAAGGAGTATTTGATTGAACTGTTTTTCTTGCAACACTTTCAAGGGAACATGATGGATTTCTTAGCTTTCAAGGAGAGACTGTATGGACCATTACAAGCATATCTTAGGCAGAATGATTTGGACattgaagaggaggaggaggagcactTTGAAGTCATTAATGATGAG GTAAAGGTTGTGGCCAGAAAGCACGGGCAGCCTGGCACTCCTGTTGCCATAGCAACCCAGCTTCCCCCCGAGGACTTCCGCGGCTTTTCCAGCCCAGCAGCAGCCGCTCCAG GAGAACCAGATGCATCAGTGCGTTGCGGAGCTGAGGAAAGCAGGTGTGTGGTCCCAGAGGCATTTGCCGAAGCTGCAGGAGGCCCCACAGCCCAAGTCCCACTGGGACTATCTGCTGGAGGAGATGCAGTGGATGGCCACAGACTTTGCCCAGGAGAGGAGGTGGAAGGTGGCCTCTGTGAAGAAG aattaaatatgtatatctaG
- the LOC126930558 gene encoding putative EP400-like protein isoform X3, with protein MQRISNSQSSQHHVQWPRACPGTGEEQPACSQPPPPLTLPSPSHQLQQLMDGSGLTQIAQGAQVQLQHPGTPITVRERRPSQPHTQSGGTIHHLGPQSPAAAGGAGLQPLASPSHITANLPPQISSSIQGQLVQQQQVLQGPPLSRPLGFERTPGVLLPGAGGAAGFGMMAPPPPTSPSRTAVPPGLSSLPLTSVGNTGVKKAPKKLEEIPPASPEMAQMRKQCLDYHYQEMQALKEVFKEYLIELFFLQHFQGNMMDFLAFKERLYGPLQAYLRQNDLDIEEEEEEHFEVINDEVKVVARKHGQPGTPVAIATQLPPEDFRGFSSPAAAAPGTF; from the exons ATGCAGCGCATCAGCAACTCCCAGAGCAGCCAGCACCACGTCCAGTGGCCCAGGGCCTGCCCCGGCACGGGCGAGGAGCAGCCAGCATGCTCCCAGCCACCCCCGCCCCTCACGCTGCCATCCCCCAGCCACCAACTGCAGCAGCTGATG GATGGGTCAGGACTCACCCAGATCGCCCAGGGAGCCCAGGTTCAGCTCCAGCACCCGGGTACGCCCATCACAGTCCGAGAGCGGAGACCCTCCCAGCCCCACACACAGTCAGGGGGCACCATCCACCACTTGGGACCCCAGAGCCCTGCAGCCGCAGGTGGGGCTGGCCTGCAGCCCCTGGCCAGCCCCAGCCACATCACGGCTAACTTGCCACcacagatcagcagcagcatccaGGGCCAGCTGGTCCAGCAGCAGCAGGTGCTGCAGGGGCCGCCGCTGTCCCGGCCCCTGGGCTTCGAGAGGACGCCCGGCGTGCTGCTCCCCGGGGCTGGGGGCGCAGCAGGGTTTGGGATGATGGCCCCCCCGCCACCCACCAGCCCTTCCAGGACTGCCGTGCCCCCAGGCCTTTCCAGCCTCCCACTCACGTCTGTGGGGAACACGGGAGTGAAGAAGGCTCCCAAGAAGTTAGAGGAGATTCCCCCAGCCTCTCCGGAGATGGCGCAGATGAGGAAGCAGTGCCTGGACTATCATTACCAGGAGATGCAGGCTCTGAAGGAGGTCTTCAAGGAGTATTTGATTGAACTGTTTTTCTTGCAACACTTTCAAGGGAACATGATGGATTTCTTAGCTTTCAAGGAGAGACTGTATGGACCATTACAAGCATATCTTAGGCAGAATGATTTGGACattgaagaggaggaggaggagcactTTGAAGTCATTAATGATGAG GTAAAGGTTGTGGCCAGAAAGCACGGGCAGCCTGGCACTCCTGTTGCCATAGCAACCCAGCTTCCCCCCGAGGACTTCCGCGGCTTTTCCAGCCCAGCAGCAGCCGCTCCAGGTACTTTCTGA
- the LOC126930558 gene encoding putative EP400-like protein isoform X4 yields the protein MQRISNSQSSQHHVQWPRACPGTGEEQPACSQPPPPLTLPSPSHQLQQLMDGSGLTQIAQGAQVQLQHPGTPITVRERRPSQPHTQSGGTIHHLGPQSPAAAGGAGLQPLASPSHITANLPPQISSSIQGQLVQQQQVLQGPPLSRPLGFERTPGVLLPGAGGAAGFGMMAPPPPTSPSRTAVPPGLSSLPLTSVGNTGVKKAPKKLEEIPPASPEMAQMRKQCLDYHYQEMQALKEVFKEYLIELFFLQHFQGNMMDFLAFKERLYGPLQAYLRQNDLDIEEEEEEHFEVINDEVTVLCFGACHGKQSSGLMLRAGATQSLPS from the exons ATGCAGCGCATCAGCAACTCCCAGAGCAGCCAGCACCACGTCCAGTGGCCCAGGGCCTGCCCCGGCACGGGCGAGGAGCAGCCAGCATGCTCCCAGCCACCCCCGCCCCTCACGCTGCCATCCCCCAGCCACCAACTGCAGCAGCTGATG GATGGGTCAGGACTCACCCAGATCGCCCAGGGAGCCCAGGTTCAGCTCCAGCACCCGGGTACGCCCATCACAGTCCGAGAGCGGAGACCCTCCCAGCCCCACACACAGTCAGGGGGCACCATCCACCACTTGGGACCCCAGAGCCCTGCAGCCGCAGGTGGGGCTGGCCTGCAGCCCCTGGCCAGCCCCAGCCACATCACGGCTAACTTGCCACcacagatcagcagcagcatccaGGGCCAGCTGGTCCAGCAGCAGCAGGTGCTGCAGGGGCCGCCGCTGTCCCGGCCCCTGGGCTTCGAGAGGACGCCCGGCGTGCTGCTCCCCGGGGCTGGGGGCGCAGCAGGGTTTGGGATGATGGCCCCCCCGCCACCCACCAGCCCTTCCAGGACTGCCGTGCCCCCAGGCCTTTCCAGCCTCCCACTCACGTCTGTGGGGAACACGGGAGTGAAGAAGGCTCCCAAGAAGTTAGAGGAGATTCCCCCAGCCTCTCCGGAGATGGCGCAGATGAGGAAGCAGTGCCTGGACTATCATTACCAGGAGATGCAGGCTCTGAAGGAGGTCTTCAAGGAGTATTTGATTGAACTGTTTTTCTTGCAACACTTTCAAGGGAACATGATGGATTTCTTAGCTTTCAAGGAGAGACTGTATGGACCATTACAAGCATATCTTAGGCAGAATGATTTGGACattgaagaggaggaggaggagcactTTGAAGTCATTAATGATGAGGTAACAGTTCTCTGTTTTGGTGCTTGTCACGGGAAGCAGAGCTCAGGGCTTATGCTGCGTGCAG GTGCAACGCAGAGCTTACCATCTTAG